Within the Chromobacterium paludis genome, the region GCCGGCTGCTTGCAGCGTGCCCTTGGCGTTGTCGACGGTGGCGGCGTTGAGATCGAGCTGGCCGTTGCCGGCGATCTTGCCTTGGTTGTGCAGATCATTGGCGATGGTCAGACTGCTGGCGGCGTCCTTGCCCAGCGCTAATATCTGGCCCTTGTCGGCATTGCTCAGGCTTTGCGCCGTCAGTTGCAAATCCTTGCCGGCTTGGATACTGCCGCTGGCATTGTCGAGTTGGCCGACGCTGAGCTTCACTTGGCCGTCGCTGCCGACCACGCCGTCGTTGTGCAACGTATCGCTGACCGTCAGGTCGACGCCTTGGCCGCCGATCAGGCTGCCTTGAGCATTGTTCAGCGTGTGCAGATCGCCCTTCAGTTGGTTTTGCGCATAAATCTCACCGGCCTGGTTACTCAGGCTATCGGCTTTGACGTTCAGGCTCTGCGCCGCGATGTGGCCGCCGTCGTTGGCCAAACTCGTTTGCTTGGTCAGGTTCAGCGCGCCGGCTGCTTGCAGCGTGCCCTTGGCGTTGTCGACGGTGGCGGCGTTGAGATCGAGCTGGCCATTGCCGGCGATCTTGCCTTGGTTGTGCAGATCATTGGCGATCGTCAGACTGCTGGCGGCGTCCTTGCCCAGCGCCAGGATTTGACCGGCGTTGCTCAGGGAACTAGCCGTCAGTTGCAGGTCTTGGCCGGCTTGAATGCTGCCGCCGACGTTGTCGAGCTTGCCGGCGTTCAATTTGAGCTGACCGTCGCTGCCGACCACGCCGTCGTTATGCAACGTATCGCTGACCGTCAGGTCGACGCCCTGGCCGCCGATCAGGCTGCCTTGAGCATTGTTCAGCGTGTGCAGATCGCCCTTCAGTTGGTTTTGCGCATAAATCTCACCGGCCTGGTTACTCAGGCTATCGGCTTTGACGTTCAGGCTCTGCGCCGCGATGTGGCCGCCGTCGTTGGCCAAACTCGTTTGCTTGGTCAGGTTCAGCGCGCCGGCTGCTTGCAGCGTGCCCTTGGCGTTGTCGACGGTGGCGGCGTTGAGGTCGAGCTGGCCGTTGCCAGCGATCTTGCCTTGGTTGTGCAGATCATTGGCGATCGTCAGACTGCTGGCGGCGTCCTTGCCCAGCGCCAGGATTTGGCCCTTGTCGGCATTGCTCAGGCTGCTGGCGCTGAGCTGTAAATCCTTGCCCGCCTGGATGGAGCCGGCCGCATTCTCCAATTTGCCAGCGCTGAGCTTCACTTGGCCGTCGCTACCTAGGGTGCCGTCGTTATGCAACGTATCGCTGACCGTCAGGTCGACGCCTTGGCCGCCGATCAGGCTGCCGTGGGTGTTGTCGAGGGTCTTCAGTTGACTGCTCAACGCACCTTGGGCGTAGATTTCGCCTTCTTTATTGCTCAGGCTGTCGGCTTTGACATTCAAACTCTGCGCCGCGATGTGGCCGCCGTCGTTGGCCAAACTCGTTTGCTTGGTCAGGTTCAGCGCGCCGGCCGCCTGCAGCGTGCCCTTGGCGTTGTCGACGGTGGCGGCGTTGAGGTCGAGCTGGCCGTTGCCGGCGATTTTGCCTTGGTTGTGCAGATCATTGGCGATGGTCAGGCTGCTGGCCGCGTCCTTGCCCAGCGCCAGGATTTGACCGGCGTTGCTCAGGGAACTAGCCGTCAGTTGCAGGTCTTGGCCGGCTTGAATGCTGCCGCCGACGTTGTCGAGCTTGCCGGCGTTCAATTTGAGCTGGCCATCGCTGCCGACCACGCCGTCGTTGTGCAGCGTATCGCTGACCGTCAGGTCGACGCCCTGGCCGCCGATCAGGCTGCCGTGGGTGTTGTCGAGGGTCTTCAGTTGGCTGCTCAACGCACCTTGGGCGTAGATTTCGCCCGCTTGGTTGCTGAGGCTGTCGGCTTTGACGTTCAGGCTCTGCGCCGCGATGTGGCCGCCGTCGTTGGCCAAACTCGTTTGCTTGGTCAGGTTCAGCGCGCCGGCTGCTTGCAGCGTGCCCTTGGCGTTGTCGACCGTCGAAGCGTTGAGGTCGAGCTGGCCGTTGCCAGCGATCTTGCCTTGGTTGTGCAGATCATTGGCGATGGTCAGGCTGCTGGCGGCGTCCTTGCCCAGCGCTAATATCTGGCCCTTGTCGGCATTGCTCAGGCTGCTGGCGCTGAGCTGTAAATCCTTGCCCGCCTGGATGGAGCCGGCCGCATTCTCCAATTTGCCAGCGCTGAGCTTCACTTGGCCATCGCTGCCGACCACGCCATCATTGTGCAGCGTATCGGTGATCGTCAGGTCAAGCCCTTGGCTACCGATGACACTGCCCTGGCGGTTATCCAATGACGCGGCTTGCAATTCGAGGCTGCCGTCGCTGACCAAACGGCCTTGCTGGCCGTTGTCCAGCGCGCCGGTAGCGATGGTCAATTTGCCGTGCCCGCTGTGGGCCAATTGTCCCTGGCGGTTATCCACCCTACCCGCCTGAAACGTCAGGTCTGCGCCAGCGCTGCTCAAAGCGCCACCGCGGTTGTCCAACTCGCCCGCGATGCGCCATGTTGAACTTGCCGCGCCGCTTTGCGTCACCTCGCCTTGCCGGTTGTCCAGCGCACCCAGCGTGAGCTCCACTTGGCTAGCGGACAGCTGGCCCGATTGATTGTCCAGCTTGCCTTCCACAGTCAAACGCGCGGCTCCTTCCGCGCTGAGGTGGGCATGCTGAGTGTTCAAATCTCTGGCCGCATGGACGGTCAGCGCGCCATGGCTGGCGCTGACGGTGGATTGGGCCAGATCGATCTGGCCGCCTTGCAGACTGACGTCCTCGCCCGCTAGCAGTTGCCCGCTGCTCTGCAGCGCGCCGGCGCCATACACGCGCAACTGGCCGCTGGCCGTCAGCTTGCCATCGGTTTGCGCGCCGGCAGCCAGCGTGCCGTCGCCCTGCAGCGCCGCCGTATTCAGCGTGATATCACCCTGAGCGCTCAGCGCCTGATGCAGCGTCGTCTGGCCGACGATGTCGGCCTGGATGGCACCCTCCGCGCGCGTGACGCCGTCGTGGCGCAACTGTCCTTCGACCTGCAGCCTCAAGTCGTGCTGGCTATTCGTCTTGCCTTTCAGGATCAGATCGCCGGCGCTGGTCAACTGCAGGTCGCCAGCTTGGGCGGCCATAGTGCCCAGCTGGTTGACGCCGACGCCCTTCTCGGTGCCGATCAATTTGATGGAGTCAGCGTACATGCCGCCCAATTGCGCCACGTCCAAGGCGAAGACTGGCGCGTCCGCAGCCTGGGGCGCCAAGGCCTGAGCCTGCAGGCTGGCGGCATCCACTTGATTGCGTCCCAGCACGATATCCAATTTCTTGGCATACAGTTGGGCGTTGACCGATAAGGCGCGGCTGATGATGGCGAAGCTATCGAGATTGGCCACATTCAAGCCCGCACCTTCGACATTGACCCGCCCGCCTGACACGCGGTATCCGCTCAAGCCCCCTTGCGCATCCAGCTGCGGCACACCCGTGGTTAACACGGCCCGCGGCGTGTTGATGAAACCGCAGCCGCTGCAGGTGATCCCCCAAGGATTGGCGATCACCACTTGAGCCCGCTGTCCGGCCACTTCCAGATAGCCTCGCAATTGAGAGGGGTTGGGCTGTGTGACTTCGTTGAGAATGATGCGGGCGCTGCCGTTCTTAAGATTGGCATTGCCGCTGATATAGCCCGCCAATTGTGTATTGACGTTGACCGCGCTGTTATTGAGCAGCGCGCCGCCCGGTCCGACATTAAACGACTGGTATTGGTTATGCGACACGCCGCCGGCCGTCGGCGCGGCAATCTGCACTACCGGCAGGCCATTGGCGGAGGTGATAACGCCAGGCTGCTTGCCCGGCTGCGCGCCGGGGTCAGCGACGATATCCGCCGCCAAGACGCTGCTTCCCAGCCCCAAGCCGATCAGCAATACGCTCAGCCGCAAGCTGAAAGCCCGGCTGCGGCCCGCCAGCGTGGCCGCGACCCCTTGCGCGCCATTGCCCTTGCCCTGCCCGTTCGCATCCTCCTGCACCACCATCAATTGGCCGCGGGATCGGTTGAATATGATTCGATAGAGTTTTTTATTCATGATGTCGGATCGAGAAAATGAGGCAGGGCAGCGGAATTACCACTGTGCGGAAATCGAGAAATGAGTGATGGCCGGACGGTCCCAACCGGATGGTTGGTGCAAGGCGCGCTCGTGGGTCAACTCGGCGGATAGATGGCCTGCCAGGCTGGCCCTCAGGCCCACGGCCCATCCAGACAAGGCGCGGTCAGGACCGCTGTCATACGCCGGGCGCGCAATCTGCCCGGCATCCAGTCCCAGATAGGGCTCCAGCACCAATCCCTGGTATGGCGGAAGCGGCCAGCTCAGCTCATTGCGCGCGTAGTAGCCGCTCTGCCCCGTCAGCGAACTGGTATTGAAGCCGCGCACTGTGCTGCGGCCACCTATGGAGAACTGTTCACTGGACATCAGCAAGTCCGGGCTGTATTGACCGCGCAACTCGCTGCTCCAGCGCAGGGTTTGGCTGCCGGCATGCAGCGGCAGCTGCAGGCTGAGCCGGCCCTGATACAACTCATGGCGGGCAGAAGGGCCGCCTTGCGCCGCCAACGCATCCGGCTGCGCGCCCCAGGCGCCGATGCCTCGCTGATAAGCGAAAGCGCCGTCCAGCACCGCCTCTCCCCAATACTGGCGATGGCTAAGCTCCAGCCCGGCGATGGTCAAGTCCCGCCGCTGCTGTGACACTTCGGCATCTTCGACAAAGCTGCGCGACGCTTTGCGCGTCAAACTGAATTTGAGCTCGGTCTTGCTGCTCTGGTCGCGATGCAGCACTCGCGATAAAGACAGCTGGGTATTGCGGCTGTGGCCGCTGGAAATAAAGCTCTGATTCACGCCCTGCACAGTCTGGTGATACCCAAAGCCGCTGTAGCTGGCCATCGCCGTCCAATTGCCCAGAGGAATCAGCCAGGAGACCGCAGTCGAATGGCTTAGCGGATGCTGGCCATGCTCGGCGTCCTGTCCCCAAGATAAAGACAGCACATCGTTCAAACCCGACAAACCAGCCAGCGTCAGGCTGCCGTTCGCCTGCAGGCGACCGGTGGCGCTTTGCCCCGAATCATCCAGCGTCAACGCGCCGCTCAGCGGCCGCGCGCCTTGCCTGCTAACCACCACCACGCTCTCGCCCGGCGCGTCGCCCGGCGCCATCTCCATCGTCGCTTGCTGGCCAGGCAGCCGGCCCAACTGCTCCAGCCCCTGCTCCAGGTCCCGCACATTGAGAATCTCGCCCGGGCCGGTGGGGAAGGCGCTGCGCAAGCCGGCATCGTTGCCCCCCTCCTTCAGCCGGATGGCCTGGATGCGGCCCGGCACCACGGCCAGACGCAATTCGCCGCTGCGCAGGTTTTGTTCCGGCAGATACACGCGGCTAGTGACGAAACCGCGCGCGACAATGCGGTCCGTCAACGTCGCAACCAGCTGATTTAGCTCTCCCAAGCCCACGCAACCGGTCGTCGCGCCCTCTGCCGGCGGCTGCAGCCAAGACAGCCACTCTCCCGGCGCGCCCGACAAGATCACATGATGGATGGAGAAGCAGCGAGCGTCGGTCGTCTGCGTTTTGGCGGGAGGTGGCGCAGCCTTGACTGGCGGCGGAGTGAACGAGTCGGGACGTTTTTGCAACTCCAACCGTTGCAGATCCAGCTGTTGCTGATGGCTGCGCAATAGTTGATCGGTTTGCTGCCGCACAGCATCGGGCAACGGGTCTGCTGGGGAGGCGCCGCAGAATGCGGGCAATAGCAAGCCGCCCATGAAGGCGGCCAAGATACGAAGATTCATAACAAGGAAAATAGAGTAATTATTTAATTTATATTTCAAAATTTCTTAATATTTTAAATAAAAAATACATGAATCAAGCTAAGTGAAACTACCTACCAAAACCAATTTGCAGCAAAGTCCCTCACGTCCCCTAATTTGTGAAATTTTATGTTTTTACTCACATTGTATTTACAAACAAAATCCAATAGCTGCCCACTCAGGATCACTCCGAGCAGCCCGCAGTCGGCTTCGCGGATGAGTATGCTCACTATGGAGCCAGCATCCTTACCACACTTCCGGCCACAGGCCTGCCAGATCACCACGGTTTTCCATCAAAGACGGATGGCCGCTATCAACTGCTCTTAAAGCTCCCCCCCACTCGACAGCCCTGTGCACGCAAGCGCACAGGGCTGTTTTCCTCAGCATCCCCACACCACATTGCCACCACCATCGCTTAAACCTGCAGCCCCCTTCTCCGACCCATGCTTGACATTACATCTTACGATATATATCTTAAGATACGTATCGTAAGATATGCACCGGAGAGTACACATGAAACACAGACACCTTGACCAAGGATGGCCTCATCCGCTCGCTTGGCTGGCTGCCAGCGGTTTTGGCCGCCGCCATGGCGGCAGGGGCGCGCACGGCGGCGACGGCGAAATGACGCGTGGCCGCAAGTTCGGCGCGGAAGATTTGCAACTGCTGCTGCTTGCCCTGATCAACGAGCGCCCCTCGCACGGCTACGAGCTGATCAAGGAACTGGCCAGCCGTTCCAATGGCTACTACAGCCCCAGCCCCGGCATGGTGTATCCGGCGCTGACTTATCTGGAAGAACTGGGCCAGGT harbors:
- a CDS encoding ShlB/FhaC/HecB family hemolysin secretion/activation protein, with protein sequence MPDAVRQQTDQLLRSHQQQLDLQRLELQKRPDSFTPPPVKAAPPPAKTQTTDARCFSIHHVILSGAPGEWLSWLQPPAEGATTGCVGLGELNQLVATLTDRIVARGFVTSRVYLPEQNLRSGELRLAVVPGRIQAIRLKEGGNDAGLRSAFPTGPGEILNVRDLEQGLEQLGRLPGQQATMEMAPGDAPGESVVVVSRQGARPLSGALTLDDSGQSATGRLQANGSLTLAGLSGLNDVLSLSWGQDAEHGQHPLSHSTAVSWLIPLGNWTAMASYSGFGYHQTVQGVNQSFISSGHSRNTQLSLSRVLHRDQSSKTELKFSLTRKASRSFVEDAEVSQQRRDLTIAGLELSHRQYWGEAVLDGAFAYQRGIGAWGAQPDALAAQGGPSARHELYQGRLSLQLPLHAGSQTLRWSSELRGQYSPDLLMSSEQFSIGGRSTVRGFNTSSLTGQSGYYARNELSWPLPPYQGLVLEPYLGLDAGQIARPAYDSGPDRALSGWAVGLRASLAGHLSAELTHERALHQPSGWDRPAITHFSISAQW